The genomic window TGCTGATAGTTTGATTTATAAGGTAAACACTATGACACAACAAAGCTGGTTCATGCTTTAAGTTAAGCTTCTTACTACTTGTGCATGTGCAGGTTTTCGGTCTATACTTCATGCAATCATATATTGGGTTGTTTTACCATGCTTCCCTTTATCGTGACATTTTGACACTCCGGAAAGTCCTTATTCAACGTCTAGTCGTGTCTCAGGTATTTGCACTCTGCAATGCAAgtacaccctctgttcctaaatgtagGTTTCATTATCGGGTATGATGAGGCCGTACACTATGATGATATATTTAAATTTCTAGGTGTTGGAAAATCTGATTGAGAATTCTATTCCTTATCTCAAATACAGCTACAAGAAGTACAGTGCTGTTCAGTAAGTTTTGTTGCCTGTATATTCTTTGCCCTGCACTCCTGCTATTCTTATTTCCAGGCCAATAGAAGAATGTAAGAAACCCCTCTCATTTTGTAGCAAGAAAAGACAAGAGAGAGAATCACCATCAGGGAAGTCAGTTCGATTATCAACAAGAGTGGAGAAAGAATATTTAAAACCCTCTTATACTGCAAGCATTGGAGAAGAGCTCGAGGATGGTCTGTTTGATGGTAATAATGATAAGTAGTTGCTGTGCTCAGTTGCTATAGTAGTTTGCATAGTATTTGGTTTATATGTAGTCTGTGCCACTTTTGCTGATCTGACAATGGCATTTGTGCTTCCGTTGTTGAATCCATTGCAGATTTTCTTGAGCTAGCTCTTCAGTTTGGGATGATCATGATGTTTGCTTGCGCCTTTCCATTGATATTCTGCTTTGCTGCTCTGGTATGTGGTTACGACGACAGTTTACAATCATGTACTCATGCTTGATATGCTTAGCTGCACATGTTTTAGTTCTTAAAAAACCATCTTCATGACAGAACAATGCAACTGAAATAAGAGCGGATGCATTGAAGTTGTTAGTCATGTTGAAAAGACCTGTTCCCCGTGCTGCAGCTACAATTGGAGCGTGGTTGAACATATTCCAGGTTCATTAACACTACTGTTTTGCACTACTGCTATCGGCACATGCACTATCTGGATGTTCATTGTAATATTACTCTTTTCAGTTCCTGATCGTAATGGCAATCTGCACCAACTGCTTGCTTCTTGTTTGTCTATACGACGAGGAGGGTAAATGGCGGATTGAGCCAGGACTCGCGGCAATCCTTATAATGGAGCATGCTCTCCTCTTAGTCAAGTTTGGCTTCTCGCACTTTGTCCCTGAGGTGATTTTCTTCACCGTTACGCTTTGTGCATATGTAGTGGTATTTGTGTCAATGCCTTTGTTTGCGGCACAAATTTGTCTTAGAAACTAAATGTGGGCTTTTCCTCTTTTTGTTCAATTAGGAGCCTGCATGGGTGAGAGCAAATCGGGTAAAGTATGTAGCTCAGGCACAGACTGTCTGCTCTCAACAACTATTGAGGAGCATTTCAAAACTTGATAGGAAATGGGAGTGAGGAGCATTACCACCTTCAGTATTTAGAAGGCAAAGCTAGTTTTGTAAACTAGGATAGAGCAGAGATTTGTCAATCTCGTGTAGGTAGTGTAGAAATTTTAGTGCTCTAATTACTGACCTCCTGGTGTTGCTAACTGTTCCCATTGGTAAATGTATATATTGCTACATAATTTATAGGAGATTGGGTGGGGGCATGTTGCCCATCATTGTGAGGCTGTTACGGATGGTTTCCTTGCAAGCGAGATACATCTGTGGTGTGAGTATTATTTTGAGGACCATGGTTCACAACAGTACAAAGTTAGCCCGTCAATTTGCCGAGGAAAAAAAAACGTGCTTGCTGCTGTTTATTGTTATTCACAAGtaggtactactccctctgttttgtactaaatcagcgacatttatttttgggacagagggaggGAGTATCATAATTTTTTTTGCGTTTAAACCTGAGAGCTTTTATTCAACGAACGAGCTCCTGGCATCATCAGCCAAAAAGCTGGTGAGCAGGAAAGTGGGTCTCAAGTCAGTCCAACTCTCGGTGACCACCAGTGTACATGCATGTTTTGCACAAAGGTGGGCCGGTACATTGGCTGCTCGCATTACATGTtgaataaaaaagaagaaaaagtagcAGCTAGCTCTCCAATTTCGACAAGTAAAGGTGCCACCACAAAGAGGCtgttgtggcgagtgttccagagATTAACAATCTCCAGGCAATCCGTttccattatcacatgtgagaaGCCCCGTAGATTTGCAAAAATAACTCCATCTCGAAGCGCAAACGTCTCACCGATAAAAGGATCCGTGACCCCAATATGAGGTTTACTCCAAGCACCCAACAAGGTTGTGTTAGAACGTGCTACACCACCCACACCCACCTTGTCGGAATCCATACTCAAAGCTGCATCCGTGTTGATCTTAACCACCCCTGAGTCCGGCGGTCTCCAACCATGACCTGGTAGCACTGCAGCATGAGAATGCGGGATATCCAGCAATGCCAAGTCCTCCCGAATCCGCCTCACCGAAGTGAAAGGCTCCAGCTGGTCATCATCATGAGTCACTCGATTTCTCGAGTGCCAGATTGCCCACATAACAGAGATCATTTGGGCCCTTTCAGTGTCCGTGAATTGATCATCACATATGATATCACGAGACCATGTATCAGGGTGCAGCCGCGGCCGTCGAACGCCAAAGAGACCGTGAGCCTGCTCCCAGAAAAGTTTGGCATGAGAGCAATGCACTAAGGCGTGCATGAGATCCTCATCCATTGCATGGCAGACATTGCATCTGCTTATAGGTTTAATATGACGACCGAAGCGTGCACTCATCTGGAAGAATGCGACGAATAACCCGCCACCAGAATACACGTACCTTCGGCAAAACCCTAAGCTTCCAAAGCGACTTCCACATCCGTTCATCGGTCTGTGAGGAGTTTGTAACCGCCCCTTCCTCTTGAGCTAGCCGCTCTTTCCGAGTCACGAGAGCACGGTACGCAGATTTTACGGAGTAGTTGCCGCTTCTTTCAAAAACCCAAGCTCGAAAATCATCACCCCCATTGTGGCGCAAGGGGATATTCAATATGGCGTCGGCGTCCGGTCGAATGAAAACATTGTAGATCAATTCCCGCCGCCACGTCCCGTTGTCATGGTCGATGAGCTCACCGACGGTGGCAAGAGTCCCTCCCGGCATCACCGTAGGGGACAGAGATGAAAGGCCCGGGATCCACTTATCTTCCCAAATCGAGATAGTGTTGCCGTCCCCCACCCTCTTAATGAGACCAACATGGAGAGCTTCCCTTCCGGCGATGATCGCTCGCCAAATAGCAGACGATGTGTGTGGTACTGAAGCCTCCATAAAATCACAATCCGGAAAATAACGCCCCTTCATCACTTGGGCACATAAAGAGTTAGGATTAGTAATAAATCTCCATCCATGCTTACCAAGCAGTGCCAGGTTGAATAACTCAAGATCGCGAAAACTCATTCCTCCCTAACACTTCGGTGATGCAAGTTTCTCCCACGATAGCCAATGCATAGATCGTCGATCAAGAGATCCACTCCACCAGAATTTGGCCATACTAGTGGTGAGGCCTTTGCAAACCTTCTTCGTTAGACGAAAACAACTCATACTGAAGGTTGGAATGGCCTGGATCACTGATTTAATAAGAGTTTCCCTCCCAGCACAAGCTAGTAGCCGCTCTGCCCATCCATTCATTTTGCTCCTGGATCTGTCCCCAATATGGTCAAAAGTCTCACTAGGAGTATCATATTTGCTGCCCAAATTTTATGCTACTGTATTTGTTAAGAATGGGAGAGACATAGATCGGAGTACATACAACGAATTAATGAATGAATTAATGAAATCTTCAGCAGCATCTTGTTGGCCGTCGCCTGTAGATGGTTACCAGTCATATCAGTGTCGTTCCTGGATTGATGGCTGTGAAGTGCCATCAGTTGTCCAGTCCAAGCCGAATCATCTTTCGCCGCCCGCGTTCCGGTGCTCCGACGAGCCGTCGCTCTTCTCAGGCCAGGCGCCGAAGCTCAGCTGGCGCACCAGCGCCCCGACCGCCTTGGCCCATCGCTGGATGTCGCCCTTGAGCTTGTCAGGCTCTATGTCCGCGAGCGCGCCGGCTGCTAGGCCAGACAAGAGGCGGTCATACCTCGCGCCGCTGGACGACGGCTTCGGCAAGCCGGCGCCCGCTTCCTCGGTGGCCCTCTGGCCGACTGACATGCCAGCGGGGTCTTGGTTTCTTCGGTGAAATTGTGGATTATAGGTGGCAGCTGGGTTTTATACCGGTACGGGTAGAGATGTGGGTGTCCCGCACGGTTTGTCAAGAGTGGGTTTGGCTCCATGGTTCCTTCCAAGATGCCCCAAGGTTTCGCGTCCAAGGAATCGACTTTCCATATGGCGTAGATTTTGACTGTTAAATTTGTTCCGTGGCGTTAAATTTCTTTGGATGCTCACGGAATACTTGAACCAACCAATTCAAAGGTTGAAAGAAGAAACCGTGTAGCACGATCGACAGAAGAAAAAGTAAAATACAAATTCAAGTTGCATACTTAAATTCCCACGCAAAATACCAAGTTGATATAAGTTAGCACTTAAACGAGCACATGCATAACAGAAAAACACGCATCACCAGCAGTCCCAACTCCAAGCAACTCAGCAAAAACAATAAATGTGGAAGGCCAATAATTGTGGAAATGATTTCAAGAGGCTTCACAACATAGTCATGGGTACAGATATAGAACCTACTGAGAAAACTTGGGCCAGTATGCAGAGCACACCATTCATCATATTCAACCTCCATACTCTTAGAACAAATCTAAAAAGCTGGAAACATAAACCAACGGATCCACAAAACAAGCTCATTGGCCCCTCAGTGCTTACTGCCTGTTCTTCTTCTTGACACCGGACTTGGCAACCTGGAGGCTGCGGTAAACTGCGCTCAGTCTTGCAAGAGCAGGCTTGGTCAAGTCAGGCCTGTAGTAGTTGTCACTGACCTGGAAAGCAAGAAGAATTAACCATTAGATCAAGAAAACAAATGAGGTCGACACGGTTTAACAGGAGGACATCTTAAGCAGCATTTCTCCACTTTGTAACCACCAAAGAAAGGACCATTTCCAGCTAGTACCATTGAAAACCAAGCACAAACAGGCAGGGGCGGTTTACAAGACAGGCATTCCATTTTTTACTGAATTAAAGCTTTTTCCACATTAAGGCTCAACTCAGTCACAAGTGAATGTCACATACTAGATACAACCATACAGCGTTACAAATAGAAAGTAAATATGTATTCTTCAAATATTAGAGCAAGTTTATAGAGTAATGTTCCAGGTTGATTAAAAGCATTACATCTGCGGATTTCATAACACAGTCCCTTTAGAAGATTAGAGATGGGACTGTACAAACTCAGCAGTCAAGCGACCGAAACACTGGAATGGTTGCTACAGGTTATATTTCCAATAGCAGTTGTCATTTAGAGTACTTAATCTAGAACATCCAGTGTCACAACTTAATCATAAAAGAACAAATATGGTTGTTTTGATGCTAATACCTGGTTCTTGACAGCCTTGGCCATCTTGCGGAACTCCTTGCGCATGACAGTCTTGTGGGTGAACGCAGCAGGCTTGTTCTGCTTCTTTGACTTGGTTGTGGAGAGGACCACAGTCATCTCCTTCTCAGCAGCTGGCTGCACCGTCACAGTCTTCTTGTTTGCCAGGCCTGAAAACCAATCTGTCAGTGGACGAAGAGACACTCATAGCATCCGAAAATCAAACAATCAGGGGAGGTCAATAACCACTGACCAGAGTACTTGTAGGAGTGGACATTGTAGAGGTTGTTGGGCTCCTTGCTGAACTGGACCTTGGCATTGCTGTTGCCGAACTGCTTGATCAGGAAGCAGTTGTTCTTCCTGACAAGCTCCCAGACCAGAGAATCCGAAACCGTCGCCATTTATCCTAACCTAAAAAAAACACATGTCAACCACTCAACATGAAGCCGAGCATAAATCTAAGTACTATCGCCATAGCAACGACCCCAACAGACGCCAGATTTCTTGCACCTAAGCTAATCTAGAGTACTATCGGACGAGATACAGCTGAGCAGACGAACACATACTGATATGAAAATAAATCATCTGACTGGTTTCGAACAAATAAACTACGCTGTACAACCGATTCAAACAGTATGGCATATACGATGCGAGAGCATACCTAGGAACACTAGAGATTTCACCCGTAAACCTAAATCTCTAGCGCCTCAAATCCCGAATGGGTCGGGACTGTGGGAGCAAATTGAACAATTGGGAGTTGATAGAGTGGCCTCGTAGGGGCGGAGGCCGTGGAAAGGAGGGAAAGGCTTCTTCTCACCGGTGATTGGAGTGACGCGCCGCCGATCTGCTTCGTCCCGGGGTTCGTGTGTGGCGGCTGCGGTAGCGGGGCGAGTTTTGGGGCCTCGCTTTTATAGTACTGCGGCGCTCGTAAACCCTAGGCCCGGCTGGCTGCTTTATGGGCTGGACTGGAGTGGGCTGAGCTGTTCTCCTGGGCATCCAGCTGATTCTATATTTAGTGTCTCAAACAAAAAGCTGATTCTATATCCAGAAATAAGAATAGGAGCTCTCCTCCCGACTCCTCAGCGATTTGGCATTCCTGGCCGTTGGATCTGGCCGCTTGATGTATTTTCGGCCGTTGGATCCAGAGGTGAGAGGACCTCGTCCGTTGGATAAAAAAAAGTTACTGATGGAATGAATAGTTACCTCTCGTTCCTGCCACCGCGTGTAAATTCGTTGCCCCGTCgagggcattttcgtcatttcgCCTACAGGTGTATAAAAGGAGGCCGCTCCGCTTGGGGATGACCTAGCCGCTCCCCAGCCCGCACTCGCGCCCCCTCCCTCgtcctcgccgccccgcccgcatcgcccgccctctcctctccctctccctccgtcagtcctcgccgccccgcccgcaTCGCCGCTGCCCCGCCTGCATCGCCccgtcctctcctctccctccctcagTCCTCGCCGCCTCGCCCCGTTTGGATGCCCCCGCTCgccccgccctctcctctccctctccatcCCTCGGTCCTCGACGCCCCGCCCGCATCGTCGCCGCCCCGCTCACATCGCTGCCGTCGACGCCCCTCAGGCCATGCCGCGGTGACCTATCTCATCGTCTCCCTCGTGCCATGTCGCTCGCAACTCCCCCCCCCTCCCGTCATCAGAAGGGAAGGGAAGAGAAGAAGGAGAGCGAGCAGGTTGGGCGACGGCCAAGGGCTCGCAGATCCGCCAGCGCAATCGTCCGACCTCGGCCTCTGAGTGTACTCCCACCATGGCCTTCTCGAGACGCCGCCCTTCCCCCTgctccaaccctaaccctagcattgcTGCTGCTGGTCAAGGTGCTCgtggcccctcccctcccctcatgctgCTGCTGTTTTTgggccctcccctcccctcatgttgCTGCTGCTTTTGGTACACAGGTGCACGCACGCGTCCAGCAGCGAACCCTAGCCTCGGACGGCAGCGGCGGCCATCACCAATGATGGCAGCGACAGGGGGTGATTTGGTTCTGCAGGTCAACCCCTTTTCCCCTCTTCATTTCCAGGGCTAGGTCCCCTGTGTCTTTAATTTAATTTGGCTAACTATTTCTGATTTAAGTTATATCTGTTAAAACTTAGTTAGATTTAAGTTCTATATATATTAAAAATATGTGTTGATTCTTTGTTTTTCTTCTCGCTTGAGATTGAAATTGGAGAAGCATTCCTGTTCA from Triticum aestivum cultivar Chinese Spring chromosome 3B, IWGSC CS RefSeq v2.1, whole genome shotgun sequence includes these protein-coding regions:
- the LOC123070417 gene encoding 60S ribosomal protein L28-1 — translated: MATVSDSLVWELVRKNNCFLIKQFGNSNAKVQFSKEPNNLYNVHSYKYSGLANKKTVTVQPAAEKEMTVVLSTTKSKKQNKPAAFTHKTVMRKEFRKMAKAVKNQVSDNYYRPDLTKPALARLSAVYRSLQVAKSGVKKKNRQ